In Cryptococcus deuterogattii R265 chromosome 4, complete sequence, a genomic segment contains:
- a CDS encoding DASH complex subunit DAD2: protein MSRPSIEMNLPPSLLNFYQKQQEYAGLQALREASADLVARAEKLAEMSNIMADGGEAIGGVLRNWPHVFSILSLFTAQMEKASGDRSRQEDEEDEEPLPCLVRLAYGGETPSVEGSAPTTTTASGKTKQ from the exons ATGTCCCGTCCATCAATCGAAATGaacctccctccttcacttCTCAATTTTTACCAGAAACAACAAGAATATGCCGGTCTTCAGGCTTTGCGTGAGGCCTCAGCGGATCTTGTAGCAAGGGCTGAGAAGCTTGCAGAGATGTCTAATATAATGGCGGACGGGGGAGAAG CTATTGGTGGGGTGTTGAGGAATTGGCCTCACGTCTTTTCAATCCTCAGTCTCTTCA CGGCCCAAATGGAAAAAGCGTCTGGAGACCGCTCACGgcaggaagacgaggaggacgaagagcCCTTGCCTTGCCTCGTGCGTTTAGCATACGGCGGCGAAACGCCCTCAGTCGAGGGCTCCGCACCGACGACCACCACCGCATCTGGTAAAACAAAACAATAA